The following proteins are encoded in a genomic region of Galbibacter sp. BG1:
- a CDS encoding lipopolysaccharide biosynthesis protein, protein MLSKQIKGGAILSYVTIFLTNVVGLVLTPFIIRSLGASEYGLYTMIGAFVGYLTVLDFGINNSIIRFVAKYRAENDKKGEENFLAISFIIYIFISILVVIFGFLGYQNIDSIFETLTPSELHKAKIMVLILIFNVAITIPGGAFRAMCMGYENFTLPKAVNIYKYIARSILVVFILFYGGDSISLVIIDTIMNLLFIIAMAYIAFGKLKIKVKLYKFEGSLAKSIFNYSIWVFVFALVNKLRWQFGQLILGLNYDTTIVAIYAVGITLGSYYGAFSSAISSLFLPKAMQMTVRSDAPEVLTKTFIRISRLSTYILFFILGGFILVGQQFINLWVGAQFAQAYWYTLLIMIGLTFTLSQSFGNDLLQAKNKHKFRGIVLLLTTLFGVALGWFLSLQYGAMGLIIAIVVFIFFERFVMWWYLSKELKIDMNYYFKNFSSQLIYFLLTVAISYPLLLLIRNHSWLGLLVKISLFAIVYIGFMFKCMNTEERKLVRSLIPKKILA, encoded by the coding sequence ATGTTATCCAAACAAATTAAAGGTGGGGCTATTTTATCGTATGTTACCATATTTCTAACCAATGTTGTTGGCTTAGTACTTACTCCCTTTATAATACGTTCCTTAGGAGCCTCAGAATATGGCCTTTATACCATGATTGGAGCGTTTGTAGGCTATTTAACTGTGCTCGATTTCGGTATTAATAATTCCATTATTCGCTTTGTAGCAAAGTACAGAGCGGAAAATGATAAAAAAGGTGAGGAGAACTTTCTTGCCATATCTTTTATTATCTATATTTTTATTTCTATTCTCGTTGTAATCTTCGGGTTTCTAGGATATCAAAATATCGATTCTATTTTTGAAACCCTTACCCCTTCTGAACTCCACAAGGCTAAAATAATGGTGCTCATATTAATCTTCAATGTAGCCATTACCATTCCTGGGGGTGCATTTAGAGCCATGTGTATGGGTTACGAAAACTTTACCCTACCAAAAGCCGTTAACATTTATAAATACATTGCCAGATCTATTTTGGTCGTATTTATCCTTTTTTACGGTGGAGATTCCATTAGTTTGGTTATAATAGATACTATTATGAATTTGCTCTTCATAATAGCTATGGCGTACATTGCTTTTGGTAAACTAAAAATTAAGGTAAAGCTCTATAAATTTGAAGGCAGCCTTGCCAAATCCATTTTTAATTATTCCATTTGGGTATTTGTTTTTGCTCTGGTCAATAAATTAAGATGGCAATTTGGGCAATTAATCCTAGGGTTAAATTACGACACAACAATTGTAGCCATCTACGCAGTTGGTATTACATTGGGTAGTTACTACGGAGCCTTTTCTTCGGCAATTTCCTCCCTTTTCCTTCCCAAAGCAATGCAAATGACAGTAAGAAGTGATGCTCCGGAAGTCTTAACAAAAACCTTTATAAGAATCTCGAGGCTCTCCACCTATATCCTATTTTTTATTCTGGGCGGTTTTATTCTGGTCGGACAACAATTTATAAACTTGTGGGTAGGTGCTCAATTTGCCCAAGCATATTGGTATACGCTGTTAATTATGATCGGACTCACTTTCACCTTAAGTCAATCTTTTGGGAACGATCTATTACAAGCCAAAAACAAACATAAATTTAGGGGTATTGTTTTATTACTGACCACTTTATTTGGCGTAGCCTTAGGATGGTTTTTGTCCTTGCAATATGGAGCTATGGGACTTATTATAGCAATAGTGGTCTTTATCTTTTTTGAAAGGTTTGTTATGTGGTGGTATCTTTCCAAAGAGCTAAAAATTGATATGAATTACTATTTCAAGAACTTTTCATCACAACTTATTTATTTTTTACTGACCGTCGCTATTAGCTATCCTTTACTCCTATTAATTAGAAATCATAGTTGGTTGGGACTGCTGGTTAAAATAAGCCTATTTGCCATAGTCTACATCGGTTTTATGTTTAAATGTATGAATACTGAAGAAAGAAAACTTGTTCGCTCTTTAATTCCTAAAAAAATACTGGCATGA